GCGGTTGCCCGCGCGCACCTGCCGCAGTCATTAGAGGAAAGAATGTCTGACATTTTAGCTCACATTCCACATCACGCCTTTTTACCGGCATGATGGGCCGCTTACTTCATTGACTTAGTTGATGGTCACCTGAAACCGCTGCAAAGTTCACTTTGCATTCCGCGTTCAGGCTGCCCATTCGCACATGCGACAAATTTTCAGAGAGCGAAGCTCCCCCGTTCGCCTTCCGCATTTTTTCAGCGGGGCAAATAGGAAGCTTTTACTTCCCGCGTCCGGCCCGAGGCCGTCCGCGCTTACTGGTTTCTGAAAAGGCCCGTTTGCCTGGCGTTTTCAGCAACCAGTAAATTCTAGCACAACTTTTCAAAACTTGTCAAGCCTTTTTTTTACCGTCGGAGAACTTTCTTTTTCTCCGCATCGCCTGCGCGAACTTTTCAAAAGGCCCTGCCGCGGTTTTGCTGCGACACTGATATTCAATCATAATTCCGCGGGGAATGCAAGCCCCTTTTGGCGCGGACGCATTCTCCGACGGATAATCGCGTCATTTGAAGGAGAAGCCTTTCAGCTCAGCCTGGCGGCGCGCGGCGGAAATGACTGCGCCGCCGAAGGTGTTTTTCTGCTCCGGCTGGGCGGCGAGATACTTGCGCCGCTCCTCCTGGAGCTTGAGTATTTTTTCGCGCGCGGCCTTGCGCTTTTCCAGCTGCGCGGCGACGTATTTTTCGCGCTCGGCGGCGCTCATGCCGCGCATATTCTCGGGCAGCAGCTCCGACTTCATCTCGGAGGATTTGAGGCTGCCGTTTTCCACCGCGCTGGCGGCGTCCCAGGAGGATTCCGCCGCCGGGGCGGCGGCCAGCGCCATCGCCCGCGCCGCGGACGCGCCGGCGGCCTTTGCATGCGCCCCCGCGCTTTGCGCCGTGGCAAAACCGGCCCGGCCCGCGCCGCCGTAGGGAATATAGGTTTCCTGCACGGAGGCATCCAGCTTTTCAATCTCTTCATCCTGCGGGGCGCGCGCGTAGACGGCAACGGCGTCCTGGTCTATGTTCATGAAATCCCCGCCGGAGATATCGGAGGCGGATTTCCACTGCATCGCCACGCCCATCTGGCGCGGGCCGCAGTAAATGGTGTTGACGAAAATCCCTTTCGCCTGCGCCAGCCGCGCGCTTTCATGGAAATCCACGGGCCCCTGGGTGAACGGCTCGTTTCCGGCGATGAAGACGGCCTTGTAAACATCGCCGTAATCCAGCCAGCCCGGATTACTGACGGCGTCGCGCAGCGCCCAGCCGCAGTATTCGTCTCCGCCGTCGGTTTTGAGCGAGAACATCTGCTCCGACACCGCGTCCAGATGCGTGGTGAAAGACGACACCATTCTCACATATCCGTCGGCGGCGCGCAGGGTGTTGTTGCCGTATTCGTAAAGCGCAACCTGTATTTCGGGACGGGCGCCTTTCTTCTCGGCGCCGCCAAGCTCGGCTATTATTTTCCAGAGCTGGCTGCGGGCCTGGGAGATGAGGCCGTCCATGCTGTTTGAAGTGTCCAGCAAAATCGCTATTTGCGCCACCGGCCTGCCCAGCATTTTCCCGGCGGGGCGCGGCGGCGCGGCGGGGGAATCCGTCCAGGTGCGCTCCAGGCGCGCGGTTTCGGCGGCGAGGATTTTGCCGGTTGAGGCCTCTATGATTCTGGCGTTGACCTCGGTATCTTTCTCAATATCGTTGAGCGTGCCGGTTACCACGGCGTCGGCGCCGATGACTTTGCCCAGTTGCCGGGTTGAAGCAGGGTCCAGCACGCCGGACATTTCCAGCTTGTTTTCCTCTAGCAGCTTGTTAAGCAGGCCGCGCTCTATGACCTCCAGACCGTCCTTGGCCAGATAAGTCGTGAGCCGCTCCTGCACTATCGCGGAGCCGGAGCTTGACATTCCCCCGGCGTACGGAAACCCCAGCACCGCCAGCTTGAGTTTGGACTGTTTCGGCAGCCCGGAGGCCAGTTTTCTCGCCAGCTTTTCCAGCGGCTCGGCATGGACTGCGGCGGGCAGCAGCAGCGCGATTGCAATCAGCAGCGGGCGCCGCAATGCGGCGCGCACGACCCGGTTTGACAACTCCATTTTTCCCCCTTATTGAAGCGGCACGCGCCGCTCGTAAACAGCGACCAGCTCCAGCACGTCCGCCGGCGCGGCGCAGGACAGCAGCCGCTTCCTGACCGCCGGGTTGGACACCAGCCTCGCCAGCTCCGACAATGTGCGCAATTGCTGCGCCGGGTCGGCCAGCGGGGTTATTATAAGAAAAAGCAGGCGCACCGGCTCCCCGTCCACCGACGGGAAATCCAGCCCCGCGCCGCAGCGCGCGAAAGAGACCAGCGGCCTCTTGAGCGAAGCCAGCCTGGCGTGCGGGA
This Elusimicrobiales bacterium DNA region includes the following protein-coding sequences:
- a CDS encoding FlgO family outer membrane protein, producing MELSNRVVRAALRRPLLIAIALLLPAAVHAEPLEKLARKLASGLPKQSKLKLAVLGFPYAGGMSSSGSAIVQERLTTYLAKDGLEVIERGLLNKLLEENKLEMSGVLDPASTRQLGKVIGADAVVTGTLNDIEKDTEVNARIIEASTGKILAAETARLERTWTDSPAAPPRPAGKMLGRPVAQIAILLDTSNSMDGLISQARSQLWKIIAELGGAEKKGARPEIQVALYEYGNNTLRAADGYVRMVSSFTTHLDAVSEQMFSLKTDGGDEYCGWALRDAVSNPGWLDYGDVYKAVFIAGNEPFTQGPVDFHESARLAQAKGIFVNTIYCGPRQMGVAMQWKSASDISGGDFMNIDQDAVAVYARAPQDEEIEKLDASVQETYIPYGGAGRAGFATAQSAGAHAKAAGASAARAMALAAAPAAESSWDAASAVENGSLKSSEMKSELLPENMRGMSAAEREKYVAAQLEKRKAAREKILKLQEERRKYLAAQPEQKNTFGGAVISAARRQAELKGFSFK